The following are encoded in a window of Gossypium raimondii isolate GPD5lz chromosome 13, ASM2569854v1, whole genome shotgun sequence genomic DNA:
- the LOC105782936 gene encoding putative U-box domain-containing protein 42: MSIDNTAFAGLFASLLADITAVTESVECIEVEQESFFEAGCYLYRVFPVIMELKYTEKTPKNAKEILETISQNVNLAKDLVGDCDKNNQPVSDSELGSIIGQLEGVIKDIGECLCLIPSATFGGEGYAETAVRSLSEEMQNVRFKVKRPQELRTKELKPQISFAAEQHKKSEMATESSQMPQLTQNVHIEVKQPQPQELRTKELKPQTSFETEPHEKSKMEIGSSEMPQLMQNVHIEVKQPEDLRTKELEPQMSFAKEPHKKSKMATESSHMPQLMPMESDLYSVNVEVSVSTESSQASNMPCLNDFLKITNQKSQNENVNKSLPRLPQVAHYIEPMYDTFFCPLTKQIMDDPVTIESGVTYERKAIMEWFETFSHLEDIICPTTGMKLTSRVLSTNVALKTTIEQWKDRNEAARIKVARVALSLASSDNMILEAITDLQHICKRKQYNKVQVLSVGILPLLIKLLGYKDRDVRCGALELLRQLAEEDNEGKEMIANAMDLSTLLELLSSSHQSVQHASLLLLLELSRGQALREKIGSATGAILILIRIKYNHQVDPFASQKADEILKNLERFRDNIKQMAEYGFLDPLLNHLTVGSKEVQMEMASYLGEIILGNDSKTYVAERASPSLFKMVQSGNTIIRKAAFKALAQISSHHPNARILVEAGVVQIMAEEMFARRIYDEPMNSKKEAAAILANILESGVEHDSIQVNPHGHRISSDYVVYNIICMLKNSTAHELDINLIRILLCLTKSPKSMATIVSVVNETEASYTLIELINTQHEQLGIAAIKLLITLASHVGNTLAERLCKTRGQPESLIESQTETNHITEKQAVSAKFLAKLPQQNLTLNLALLHKNVVPTILQRIILIQRSGIRTSRHATVYLEGLVGILVRFTTTLYEPQILFLAKAHNLTSVFTELLTKTSSDEVQRLSATGLEKLSLESIKLSKPPKIKKTKLTNLFHLPKLLSSSSLKRRKIPLLCPVHRGVCSSETTFCLIDANAVERLLACLDHENNEVVEASLAAICTLLDDNVDVNMSVSLLSEVNAIQHILNVVKEHRQEGLWQKSFWMIEKFLVKGGNKSASDISQDRLLPASLVSAFHHGNGSTRQIAENILRHLNRMPNTSTSYYTM, translated from the exons ATGTCG aTAGACAACACTGCTTTTGCTGGTCTTTTTGCATCCTTGTTGGCTGATATTACAGCAGTCACAGAATCAGTAGAGTGCATAGAAGTAGAGCAGGAGAGTTTCTTTGAAGCTGGATGCTACCTTTATCGAGTTTTTCCAGTGATAATGGAGTTGAAGTATACTgagaaaaccccaaaaaatGCAAAAGAGATTCTAGAAACTATTTCCCAGAATGTCAATCTGGCAAAAGATCTTGTGGGAGATTGCGATAAAAATAACCAACCAGTTTCAGATTCTGAACTTGGAAGCATCATAGGCCAGCTGGAAGGGGTGATAAAAGACATAGGTGAGTGTTTGTGCTTGATACCATCTGCAACATTTGGGGGCGAGGGATATGCAGAAACTGCAGTCCGGTCTCTTTCGGAGGAAATGCAGAATGTCCGCTTCAAAGTTAAGAGACCTCAAGAACTACGAACTAAAGAGCTCAAACCACAGATATCTTTTGCAGCAGAGCAGCATAAGAAATCTGAAATGGCGACAGAAAGTTCTCAAATGCCACAACTAACGCAGAATGTCCACATTGAAGTTAAGCAACCTCAACCTCAAGAACTACGAACCAAAGAGCTCAAACCGCAGACATCTTTTGAAACAGAACCGCATGAGAAATCAAAAATGGAAATAGGAAGTTCTGAAATGCCACAACTAATGCAGAATGTCCACATTGAAGTTAAGCAACCTGAAGATCTACGAACCAAAGAGCTCGAACCACAGATGTCTTTTGCAAAAGAACCACATAAGAAATCAAAAATGGCAACAGAAAGTTCTCACATGCCACAACTAATGCCAATGGAATCAGATCTTTACTCTGTCAATGTGGAAGTCTCAGTCTCCACAGAAAGTTCTCAAGCTTCGAACATGCCATGCCTAAATGATTTCCTTAAAATTACGAATCAGAAAAGCCAGAATGAGAACGTAAACAAATCCTTGCCAAGATTGCCACAGGTAGCTCATTATATCGAACCTATGTATGACACTTTCTTCTGTCCATTGACTAAGCAGATTATGGATGACCCAGTTACCATTGAGAGTGGAGTGACATATGAGAGGAAGGCGATAATGGAGTGGTTTGAAACGTTCAGTCATCTAGAGGATATAATCTGTCCAACAACAGGGATGAAGCTCACGAGCAGGGTTTTAAGCACCAATGTTGCTCTAAAGACCACAATAGAGCAATGGAAGGATAGGAACGAAGCTGCAAGGATCAAGGTTGCTCGTGTGGCATTATCTTTGGCTAGTTCGGATAATATGATACTAGAGGCAATAACAGATCTGCAACATATCTGCAAAAGGAAACAGTACAATAAGGTACAAGTGCTTAGTGTTGGAATATTGCCATTGCTTATTAAGTTACTCGGATACAAAGATAGAGATGTCAGATGTGGAGCCCTGGAACTATTACGACAATTGGCTGAGGAAGACAACGAAGGAAAG GAAATGATTGCTAATGCAATGGATTTATCAACGCTACTGGAGTTGTTATCGAGTAGCCACCAGTCCGTTCAGCATGCATCATTGCTTCTCTTGCTTGAGCTTTCAAGAGGTCAAGCTTTACGTGAAAAAATTGGGTCAGCAACTGGAGCCATTTTGATTCTGATCAGAATCAAATATAACCATCAGGTCGATCCCTTTGCTTCACAAAAAgcagatgaaattttaaagaaccTGGAGAGATTTCGAGACAACATAAAGCAGATGGCAGAGTATGGGTTCTTGGACCCTCTTTTGAATCATCTAACCGTAG GTTCCAAGGAGGTGCAAATGGAAATGGCAAGCTACTTGGGGGAAATCATACTTGGTAATGACAGCAAAACTTATGTGGCCGAGAGGGCTTCTCCTAGTCTCTTTAAAATGGTGCAAAGTGGTAACACCATTATCAGAAAGGCAGCATTTAAGGCTTTAGCACAAATCTCATCTCACCATCCAAATGCCCGGATACTAGTAGAAGCTGGTGTTGTCCAAATTATGGCTGAAGAGATGTTCGCTCGTAGGATATATGATGAACCAATGAACTCAAAGAAAGAAGCTGCTGCAATACTTGCTAATATTCTCGAGTCGGGGGTTGAGCATGATAGCATCCAAGTAAATCCCCATGGCCACAGGATAAGTTCAGATTATGTTGTCTATAACATTATCTGCATGCTTAAAAACTCAACAGCTCATGAACTCGACATCAATCTCATCAGAATCCTCTTATGCCTCACTAAGTCACCCAAGTCAATGGCAACAATTGTCTCAGTTGTGAATGAGACTGAAGCAAGCTACACTCTCATTGAACTCATCAATACCCAACATGAACAACTTGGGATTGCAGCAATCAAGCTACTCATTACCCTTGCATCACATGTCGGTAACACACTAGCAGAGAGGCTCTGCAAAACCAGGGGGCAGCCTGAGAGTTTAATTGAGAGCCAGACTGAAACTAACCACATCACAGAGAAGCAGGCAGTTTCAGCAAAATTCCTAGCAAAACTCCCCCAACAGAATCTAACACTCAACCTTGCTCTTCTGCACAAGAATGTTGTCCCCACGATCCTTCAGAGAATCATTTTGATCCAAAGAAGTGGAATAAGAACTAGCAGGCATGCAACTGTTTACTTAGAGGGCCTAGTTGGGATTCTTGTTAGATTCACAACTACACTGTATGAACCACAGATCTTGTTTCTAGCAAAAGCTCACAACCTCACATCGGTGTTCACGGAATTGCTCACAAAGACATCCAGTGATGAAGTTCAAAGATTATCAGCAACTGGACTAGAGAAGCTCTCATTAGAGTCAATTAAACTATCAAAGCCACCAAAAATTAAGAAAACCAAGCTTACGAACTTGTTCCACCTGCCAAAGCTTCTATCTTCCAGTTCATTAAAAAGGAGAAAGATACCATTACTGTGTCCAGTTCATAGAGGGGTATGTTCTTCAGAAACCACATTTTGTTTGATCGATGCAAACGCTGTCGAAAGGCTATTGGCATGCCTGGATCATGAGAATAACGAGGTAGTTGAAGCTTCATTGGCAGCTATATGTACTTTGCTGGACGACAATGTTGATGTGAACATGAGTGTGAGCCTTTTGAGTGAAGTAAATGCTATTCAACATATCTTGAATGTGGTGAAAGAGCACAGACAAGAGGGCCTGTGGCAGAAATCATTTTGGATGATTGAAAAATTCCTAGTTAAAGGTGGAAATAAGTCAGCTTCAGACATATCACAGGATAGGTTACTGCCTGCCTCATTGGTTAGTGCTTTTCATCATGGGAATGGTAGTACAAGGCAGATAGCTGAGAATATTTTAAGACACTTAAATAGGATGCCAAACACCTCAACTAGTTATTACACCATGTAA
- the LOC105782937 gene encoding putative pentatricopeptide repeat-containing protein At1g68930, whose protein sequence is MSSNSNCYCSLLKICTETRNRSQAKKIHCHILRTIKDPETFLLNNLVNAYGKLGDLTYARNLFDKIPQPNLFSWNTILFTYSKSGNLSDMNDIFNRMPKRDGVSWNSLISGYASRALVTDAVKGYNSMLGDGAANLNRITFSTMLILSSSQGCIDLGRQIHGQIVKFGFGSYVFVSCPLMDMYSKAGFVYDAKQVFDETPERNVVMYNTMITGFLRCGMVEDSWSLFHSMREKDAISWTTMITGLTQNGLYKEAIDLFREMRTEGLVMDQFTFGSMLTACGGLMALKEGKQAHAFVIRTNHMDNVFVGSALVDMYCKCKRIAFAEAVFKRMTHKNVVSWTALLVGYGQNGYSEEAIRVFCDMQRNGINPDYYTLGSVISSCANLASLEEGSQFHGQAIVSGLFSFTTVSNALVTLYSKCGSIEDANRLFNEMNFRDEVSWTALVSGYAQFGKADETIDLFQKMLAHGLKPDEVTFVGVLSACSRAGLVEKGYQYFESMVKEHGIMPVVDHYTCMIDLLSRAGRLEEARCFINKMPMPPDAIGWSTLLSSCRLHGNLEVGKWAAASLQELEPNNPAGYILLSSIYAAKGKWDYVSELRRGMRDKGVRKEPGCSWIKYKGKVHIFSADDQTSPFSDQIYAELDKLNHKMIEEGYVPDLSTVLHDVEESEKKKMLNYHSERLAIAFGLIFIPPRLPIRIVKNLRVCGDCHNATKYISKITHREILVRDAVRFHLFKDGTCSCGDFW, encoded by the coding sequence ATGTCTTCCAACTCTAACTGCTACTGTTCATTACTGAAAATCTGCACCGAGACCCGAAACCGGTCACAAGCAAAGAAAATCCATTGCCACATTCTTAGAACCATAAAAGACCCTGAAACATTCCTATTAAACAATCTTGTTAATGCATACGGTAAACTAGGGGATTTAACCTACGCACGCAACTTGTTTGATAAAATTCCCCAACCAAATCTCTTTTCATGGAACACTATTCTTTTTACTTATTCGAAGTCTGGGAATCTTTCAGACATGAATGATATATTTAACCGCATGCCTAAGCGTGATGGGGTTTCTTGGAATTCCCTTATTTCGGGGTATGCTTCTCGTGCCTTGGTAACTGATGCCGTGAAGGGTTATAATTCAATGTTGGGGGATGGAGCTGCTAATTTGAATAGGATTACGTTTTCTACTATGCTTATATTGTCTTCTAGTCAAGGGTGTATTGATTTGGGTAGGCAGATTCATGGGCAGATTGTGAAGTTTGGGTTTGGATCTTATGTGTTTGTGAGTTGTCCTTTGATGGATATGTATTCAAAGGCAGGGTTTGTTTACGATGCAAAACAAGTTTTTGATGAAACGCCAGAGCGGAATGTGGTAATGTATAACACAATGATTACTGGGTTTTTGAGGTGTGGTATGGTGGAGGATTCCTGGTCGTTGTTTCACAGTATGCGGGAAAAAGATGCCATTTCTTGGACAACTATGATCACGGGATTGACTCAGAATGGTTTGTATAAAGAGGCTATTGATTTGTTCAGAGAGATGAGGACAGAAGGCTTGGTTATGGATCAGTTTACCTTTGGAAGTATGTTGACGGCCTGTGGGGGTTTAATGGCCCTGAAAGAAGGCAAGCAAGCTCATGCTTTTGTAATTAGAACTAATCATATGGATAATGTCTTTGTAGGCAGTGCACTTGTTGACATGTATTGCAAGTGCAAAAGGATAGCGTTTGCCGAGGCAGTTTTCAAGAGGATGACCCACAAGAATGTTGTGTCCTGGACTGCACTGCTAGTGGGTTATGGCCAGAATGGGTACAGTGAAGAAGCTATTAGAGTCTTTTGTGACATGCAGAGAAATGGCATCAACCCTGATTATTATACTCTAGGAAGTGTAATTAGCTCATGTGCAAACCTAGCAAGCTTAGAAGAGGGTTCACAATTTCATGGCCAAGCAATAGTTTCTGGCTTATTTTCTTTCACAACAGTTTCTAATGCACTTGTTACTTTATATAGCAAATGTGGAAGTATAGAAGATGCTAACCGCCTTTTCAATGAGATGAATTTTAGGGATGAAGTTTCCTGGACTGCATTGGTGTCAGGGTATGCTCAGTTTGGTAAAGCCGATGAAACAattgatttgtttcaaaaaatgtTAGCTCATGGTCTAAAACCTGATGAAGTTACTTTTGTTGGTGTTCTATCAGCTTGCAGTAGGGCAGGACTAGTGGAAAAAGGGTATCAGTATTTTGAGTCAATGGTAAAAGAACATGGAATCATGCCCGTTGTTGATCATTATACTTGCATGATTGACCTTCTTAGCCGAGCTGGAAGGTTAGAGGAAGCAAGATGCTTTATAAACAAAATGCCTATGCCTCCTGATGCAATTGGTTGGTCCACCTTACTTAGCTCATGTAGACTGCATGGTAACTTGGAAGTTGGGAAATGGGCAGCTGCATCCCTTCAGGAACTAGAGCCCAACAATCCTGCAGGTTACATCTTACTCTCAAGCATATATGCTGCTAAAGGAAAATGGGATTATGTGTCAGAATTAAGGAGGGGAATGAGAGATAAAGGAGTGAGAAAGGAACCGGGATGCAGTTGGATCAAATATAAAGGCAAAGTGCACATTTTCTCAGCAGATGACCAGACAAGTCCATTTTCAGATCAGATATATGCTGAGCTTGACAAACTAAACCACAAGATGATAGAAGAGGGTTATGTACCGGATCTGAGTACTGTTCTTCATGATGTTGAGGaatcagaaaagaaaaagatgctTAATTACCACAGTGAGAGGCTTGCAATTGCATTTGGGTTGATATTTATCCCTCCCAGGCTTCCCATACGGATAGTTAAAAATCTTAGGGTGTGTGGGGATTGCCATAATGCAACTAAGTATATTTCTAAGATAACACACAGAGAGATACTAGTAAGAGATGCTGTCCGCTTCCACTTGTTTAAAGATGGAACATGCTCGTGTGGAGATTTCTGGTGA
- the LOC105782938 gene encoding transcription factor bHLH49: MDVGEKDKYELEKRNDNSLNYQASSMSSAWQFGGSNLTSTPMSLVSSDNPLVIGSSSASASMGDSFCSNLWEHPSNSQNLGFCDINVQNGASSSNAMGIGRGGPASVRGSIDRPFEMGWNASSSMLKGGIFLPNASGVLPSSLSQLPTDSAFIERAAKFSSFNGGNFSDIVNPFGIPEAMGVYARGVGLMQGPQDVYTISGIKSISGVESQRSKLITTEASRDLPAENRATQESPLKNERNGGSLVRSNEEAKQGNGGSGNESNEAESSGGAGGHDEPSALDGTAGESSAKILSSKKRKRSVQEAEVDQAKGSQSPVEATKDGAENQQKVDQNQTTMVNKTTAKHGKQGSQASDPPKEEYIHVRARRGQATNSHSLAERVRREKISERMKFLQDLVPGCNKVTGKAVMLDEIINYVQSLQRQVEFLSMKLATVNPRVDCNIEGLLAKDIIQSRAGPSTLGFSPDLSVGYPPLHPSQPGLGPGGFPVMENNADIIRRTLSSHFTPMTGGFKEPNQLSNAWEDELHNVVQMNYGTSTASDSQEVNGSQPSGHTKVEL; the protein is encoded by the exons ATGGATGTAGGTGAAAAGGATAAATATGAGCTAGAGAAGAGAAATGACAATAGCTTAAACTACCAGGCATCCAGTATGTCATCGGCTTGGCAGTTTGGTGGTTCCAATCTCACAAGTACTCCTATGAGTTTAGTTTCTAGTGATAATCCCTTGGTTATTGGTTCTTCATCTGCTTCAGCTTCAATGGGAGACTCGTTTTGTTCTAACCTTTGGGAGCACCCTTCTAATTCACAAAACTTGGGATTTTGTGATATTAATGTGCAAAATGGTGCAAGCTCTTCAAATGCAATGGGAATCGGTAGAGGTGGTCCTGCCTCTGTGAGAGGTAGCATTGATAGACCATTTGAGATGGGATGGAATGCTTCAAGTTCAATGCTGAAAGGGGGTATATTTTTACCGAATGCTTCTGGGGTTCTACCTTCGAGCCTATCTCAGTTACCAACTGACTCAGCTTTCATCGAGCGTGCTGCCAAGTTCTCAAGCTTTAATGGGGGAAATTTTAGTGATATCGTGAACCCTTTTGGTATTCCTGAAGCAATGGGTGTCTATGCTAGAGGTGTGGGCTTGATGCAAGGACCGCAAGATGTTTACACAATCAGtgggattaaatcaatttctggTGTGGAATCTCAGAGAAGTAAGTTGATTACCACTGAAGCTTCTAGAGATTTGCCAGCTGAAAATAGGGCTACTCAAGAAAGCCCACTCAAGAATGAGAGGAACGGTGGAAGTCTTGTGAGATCAAATGAAGAAGCAAAACAAGGAAATGGTGGCTCTGGTAATGAGTCTAATGAGGCTGAGTCTAGTGGCGGTGCTGGAGGTCATGATGAACCTTCTGCATTGGATGGTACAGCTGGTGAATCTTCAGCTAAGATTCTTAGttctaagaaaagaaaaaggagcgtacag GAGGCTGAGGTTGATCAAGCTAAGGGAAGCCAATCACCTGTCGAGGCTACAAAGGATGGTGCTGAAAATCAACAGAAAGTAGACCAGAACCAAACTACAATGGTCAATAAGACTACGGCTAAACATGGAAAACAAGGTTCTCAAGCTTCTGATCCACCAAAAGAGGAATACATCCATGTCAGAGCCCGAAGAGGGCAGGCAACAAACAGCCATAGTCTTGCAGAAAGG GTAAGAAGAGAAAAGATCAGTGAAAGGATGAAATTTCTGCAGGATCTTGTACCTGGTTGCAATAAG GTTACAGGCAAGGCAGTGATGCTAGATGAAATCATTAACTACGTGCAGTCACTTCAGCGGCAGGTTGAG TTTCTATCAATGAAACTTGCAACAGTGAATCCTCGGGTAGATTGTAATATAGAAGGGCTTCTTGCAAAAGAT ATTATTCAATCACGAGCTGGTCCATCAACTCTGGGGTTTTCTCCTGATTTATCTGTGGGTTATCCTCCGTTACATCCATCTCAACCTGGACTTGGTCCAGGTGGTTTTCCTGTCATGGAGAATAATGCTGATATTATTCGTAGAACTCTCAGTTCCCACTTCACACCAATGACCGGAGGATTCAAGGAGCCTAATCAG CTATCAAATGCATGGGAGGATGAGCTCCACAATGTTGTCCAAATGAACTATGGAACAAGTACTGCTTCTGACAGCCAAGAAGTAAATG GTTCTCAACCTTCAGGTCATACGAAAGTAGAACTTTGA